One genomic window of uncultured delta proteobacterium includes the following:
- a CDS encoding putative Transglycosylase, Slt family (Evidence 3 : Function proposed based on presence of conserved amino acid motif, structural feature or limited homology), producing MHNSLPRLWRVCLPLALLAAGTLLLLAAWPDRIPTANSARDGSAFSLTKHVPWIEGGTLRVGSPEPERQASVLSPYGPGFEFELVTGFCRGVRCTPEWVTVADKDTGFAMLQRGEIDVLVGFWGDPPPKQTAPSRGEAPPIPEGAPPPIARGKAYAHFNPVLISGATVPRQADGAPEENRDLLPNLSTAGAAFAWTYSAFPPSAPSAPSAPSAPSEGDQAPASPSGAAENSQPFPVFSFVMDGKGDGTDTVLLDPASYSLWLPFMGDVDIKKINRKTPYRWFWRDDGSALAARLETFWKDPGRNRELAELTERYFGFLPRALQQRDILNLAEALATRLPRYEEFIMKAARETGVPPLLLVATIYQESKFDPDAVSETKVRGIMQLTTATAAMLGVDRNDPEQCIMGGARYLRDLWEQIGDKAANDWDRWFMALAAYNQGLSNVNRTIRLAQEMGKKGDSWADLKQIFPLSTTCRGGEAKAFVERVRYYNFILHGLVALAPAEAQDFAPLLGLAVADAKL from the coding sequence ATGCATAATTCCCTGCCCCGATTATGGCGGGTTTGCCTGCCGCTTGCGCTTCTCGCGGCCGGAACCCTGCTCCTTCTGGCTGCATGGCCCGACCGCATACCCACGGCCAATTCCGCCCGGGACGGCTCGGCCTTTTCCTTGACGAAACACGTCCCCTGGATCGAAGGCGGCACCCTGCGCGTGGGCTCCCCGGAGCCGGAGCGCCAGGCGTCCGTCCTTTCGCCCTACGGTCCCGGTTTTGAGTTTGAACTTGTCACAGGCTTTTGCCGGGGGGTGCGCTGCACCCCGGAATGGGTCACGGTGGCGGACAAGGACACCGGCTTCGCCATGCTGCAACGCGGCGAGATCGACGTGCTCGTCGGTTTCTGGGGGGACCCCCCGCCCAAACAGACGGCGCCTTCCCGCGGAGAAGCGCCCCCCATTCCCGAGGGCGCGCCCCCGCCCATAGCCAGGGGCAAGGCTTACGCCCACTTCAATCCCGTGCTCATCTCGGGCGCCACGGTGCCCCGCCAGGCTGACGGCGCTCCCGAAGAAAACCGGGATTTGTTGCCGAACCTTTCCACCGCCGGGGCGGCCTTTGCCTGGACCTACAGCGCCTTCCCCCCTTCCGCCCCTTCCGCCCCTTCCGCCCCTTCCGCCCCTTCCGAAGGGGATCAGGCCCCCGCATCCCCCTCCGGAGCGGCGGAAAACAGCCAGCCGTTCCCGGTATTCTCCTTTGTCATGGACGGCAAGGGCGACGGGACGGATACCGTGCTCCTCGACCCCGCCTCCTACTCCTTGTGGCTGCCGTTCATGGGGGACGTGGACATCAAGAAGATCAACCGCAAAACCCCGTACCGCTGGTTCTGGCGGGACGACGGCTCCGCCCTTGCCGCGCGCCTTGAGACCTTTTGGAAAGATCCCGGGCGCAACCGCGAGCTGGCGGAACTGACGGAACGGTATTTCGGCTTTCTGCCACGAGCCTTGCAACAGCGGGATATTCTGAACCTCGCCGAGGCTCTGGCCACCCGCCTCCCCCGCTACGAGGAGTTCATCATGAAGGCCGCGAGGGAAACCGGCGTCCCTCCCCTGCTGCTGGTCGCGACCATTTACCAGGAATCGAAGTTCGATCCCGACGCGGTCAGCGAGACCAAGGTTCGCGGCATCATGCAGCTGACCACGGCCACGGCGGCAATGCTGGGCGTGGACAGAAATGATCCGGAACAATGCATCATGGGCGGGGCGCGGTATTTGCGCGACCTGTGGGAACAGATAGGCGACAAGGCCGCCAACGACTGGGACCGCTGGTTCATGGCGCTGGCCGCCTACAACCAGGGTTTGAGCAATGTGAACAGAACGATCCGGCTTGCCCAGGAAATGGGCAAAAAAGGCGATTCCTGGGCGGATCTGAAGCAGATTTTCCCCCTTTCAACAACCTGCCGGGGAGGGGAAGCCAAGGCATTTGTGGAACGGGTGCGCTATTATAACTTTATCCTGCACGGGCTAGTTGCCCTTGCGCCGGCTGAAGCGCAGGACTTTGCACCGCTTCTTGGGCTTGCCGTCGCTGACGCGAAGCTCTGA
- a CDS encoding hypothetical protein (Evidence 5 : No homology to any previously reported sequences), protein MSRRKPCIRADILDFQYTTRQSTTMDYCIPKSPEEIGRILEPLDDFWDHWGFEAWEMGPFTGVSRLQRFVKDGFLGPIAEYQAWDCIVWDSGTEEDRENLWNTMRPMDGVMTQRFVFIVPEPWTTRRIKSFYAGLKGYVEFYAYLPDDNGGLGTTEVQDLTRLIDMGIRLGLTGHAALPGEK, encoded by the coding sequence ATGTCAAGGCGCAAACCCTGCATCCGCGCGGATATACTTGACTTTCAATACACCACGAGGCAGAGTACGACCATGGATTATTGTATCCCGAAAAGCCCGGAAGAGATCGGGCGGATTCTTGAACCTCTTGATGATTTCTGGGACCACTGGGGCTTTGAAGCCTGGGAGATGGGGCCGTTCACGGGCGTTTCCCGTCTGCAGCGCTTCGTCAAGGACGGTTTCCTCGGCCCCATTGCCGAATATCAGGCCTGGGACTGCATCGTATGGGACTCCGGCACGGAGGAAGACAGGGAGAATCTCTGGAACACCATGCGGCCCATGGACGGCGTCATGACGCAGCGTTTCGTGTTCATTGTGCCGGAACCGTGGACGACGCGGCGCATCAAATCGTTTTACGCCGGGCTGAAAGGGTACGTCGAATTTTACGCGTACCTGCCTGACGACAACGGCGGCCTTGGCACAACGGAGGTTCAGGACTTGACGCGCCTGATCGACATGGGGATACGCCTGGGCCTGACAGGGCACGCCGCACTTCCCGGAGAAAAATAG
- the purA gene encoding Adenylosuccinate synthetase, whose product MSNVVVIGAQWGDEGKGKIVDLLSPSAQVVVRFHGGNNAGHTVIAGGQKYALHLIPSGILHTGCLCLIGNGVVMDPQVFCEEMDSLMKRGVDTGPDRLKISYKTHVIMPYHKILDQARENKRAGGKIGTTGRGIGPCYEDKAARIGVRAGDFLQPDLLRQKIARVLEEKNALLTGLYGQKALSVDGVFEEVRPYAERLSIYLADVSTAINDAWKAGKNVMFEGAQGVHLDIDHGTYPFVTSSNAVTANAMAGSGVYNANLGRIIGIAKAYCTRVGSGPFPSELLDELGETIRQKGAEFGVTTGRPRRCGWHDSVVLRESARLCGLTEIALTKLDVLSGLKELKIAKAYEYKGKTVDFPPQFEGALDDVTPVYETLPGWNEDITDAKVWEDLPENARRYVERLEELCGVPVVMVSVGPDREQTIIRNR is encoded by the coding sequence ATGTCAAATGTGGTTGTTATCGGTGCGCAGTGGGGAGATGAAGGCAAAGGGAAAATAGTCGATCTGTTAAGCCCTTCCGCGCAGGTCGTTGTACGGTTCCACGGCGGCAACAACGCCGGGCATACCGTCATTGCGGGCGGGCAGAAATACGCCCTGCACCTCATTCCTTCCGGCATTCTGCATACCGGCTGCCTGTGCCTGATCGGCAACGGCGTGGTCATGGACCCGCAGGTCTTCTGCGAGGAGATGGATTCCCTCATGAAGCGCGGCGTGGACACAGGCCCGGACCGGCTGAAAATCAGCTACAAGACCCATGTTATCATGCCGTACCATAAAATTCTGGACCAGGCGCGGGAGAATAAACGCGCGGGCGGCAAAATCGGCACCACCGGGCGCGGTATCGGCCCTTGCTACGAAGACAAGGCCGCGCGCATCGGCGTGCGCGCGGGCGATTTTTTGCAGCCGGACCTGCTCCGCCAGAAAATAGCCCGGGTTCTGGAAGAGAAAAACGCTCTCCTGACGGGTCTTTACGGCCAGAAAGCCCTGAGCGTGGATGGGGTGTTCGAGGAAGTCCGGCCCTATGCCGAGCGGCTTTCCATTTACCTTGCCGACGTCAGCACGGCCATAAACGACGCCTGGAAGGCGGGCAAAAACGTCATGTTCGAGGGCGCGCAGGGCGTGCACCTCGATATAGACCACGGCACATACCCCTTCGTGACCTCGTCCAACGCGGTCACGGCCAACGCCATGGCCGGTTCCGGCGTGTACAACGCCAACCTCGGCAGGATCATCGGCATCGCCAAGGCCTATTGCACCCGCGTGGGCAGCGGGCCGTTCCCTTCCGAGCTTCTGGACGAGCTTGGCGAAACCATCCGCCAGAAGGGGGCGGAATTCGGCGTCACCACCGGGCGGCCCCGCCGCTGCGGCTGGCACGACTCCGTGGTGCTGCGCGAATCCGCGCGGCTCTGCGGCCTGACGGAAATCGCCCTGACCAAGCTGGACGTGCTCTCCGGGCTGAAGGAATTGAAAATCGCCAAGGCTTATGAGTACAAGGGAAAAACCGTGGACTTCCCGCCCCAGTTCGAAGGGGCTCTGGATGACGTCACGCCCGTGTACGAAACCCTGCCCGGCTGGAACGAGGACATAACCGACGCCAAGGTCTGGGAAGACCTCCCGGAAAACGCCCGCCGGTATGTCGAGCGCCTTGAGGAACTGTGCGGCGTGCCCGTGGTCATGGTGTCCGTCGGGCCGGACCGTGAGCAAACCATCATCCGTAACCGGTAA
- a CDS encoding Aicarft/impchase bienzyme, whose product MSSLKAMYTTISDDPFPPDLTITLGGQKLVYTKRVWSIDGEQRGLRYGENPDQPAAVYELAEGSLTIGGKDYRAPGESVVSALNEAQMIQAGKHPGKTNLTDVDNAVNILQYLTAKPAALILKHNNPCGAAWSEKGVGDALEKAFWCDRIAAFGGAVVVNRPMDMAAAAIVDGAYFEVVAAPSFEPGVLDILKKRKNLRIMELPALADLTAMAARPFLDIKSLSDGGLVLQQSFMNRIRTAADFLPASVTTKEGTTLVARKPNPAEADDLLFAWAVEAGVTSNSVIFVKDGATVAIGTGEQDRVGCVELAIYKAYTKYTDKLVFQKTGQSLYELTLKAQTDAAAANILEECKQLAEQAKGGLAGSSVVSDGFFPFRDGVDAAMVHNIRAIAQPGGSLRDAEVIGAVNERDVAMVFTGQRSFKH is encoded by the coding sequence ATGAGTTCCCTGAAAGCCATGTACACCACCATTTCCGACGACCCGTTCCCGCCCGACCTTACCATCACGCTCGGCGGTCAGAAACTTGTGTATACAAAACGCGTCTGGTCCATTGACGGGGAACAGCGGGGCCTGCGCTACGGCGAAAACCCGGACCAGCCCGCCGCCGTGTACGAACTGGCGGAAGGTTCCCTCACCATCGGCGGCAAGGACTACCGCGCGCCCGGGGAAAGTGTCGTTTCCGCCCTGAACGAGGCCCAGATGATCCAGGCCGGGAAACATCCGGGGAAAACCAACCTCACGGACGTGGACAACGCCGTCAATATTCTGCAATACCTGACGGCCAAGCCCGCCGCCCTGATCCTCAAGCACAACAACCCCTGCGGGGCGGCCTGGTCGGAAAAGGGCGTGGGCGACGCATTGGAAAAAGCCTTCTGGTGCGACCGCATCGCCGCCTTCGGCGGGGCCGTGGTCGTCAACCGCCCCATGGACATGGCCGCCGCCGCCATCGTCGACGGCGCCTACTTTGAAGTGGTTGCCGCGCCCTCCTTTGAGCCGGGCGTTCTGGACATCCTCAAAAAGCGCAAAAACCTGCGTATCATGGAACTGCCCGCCCTCGCGGACCTTACCGCCATGGCGGCCAGGCCCTTCCTGGATATCAAATCCCTCTCCGACGGCGGGCTTGTCCTCCAGCAGTCCTTCATGAACCGCATCCGCACGGCGGCGGACTTTTTGCCTGCGTCCGTCACCACCAAGGAAGGCACCACCCTCGTCGCCAGAAAGCCCAACCCCGCCGAAGCGGACGATTTGCTCTTCGCCTGGGCCGTCGAAGCCGGGGTTACCTCCAACTCAGTCATTTTCGTGAAGGACGGGGCCACCGTCGCCATCGGCACCGGCGAGCAGGACCGCGTCGGCTGCGTGGAACTGGCCATCTACAAGGCCTATACCAAGTACACGGACAAGCTCGTGTTCCAAAAAACCGGCCAGTCCCTGTACGAATTGACCCTCAAAGCCCAAACCGACGCGGCAGCCGCCAACATCCTCGAGGAATGCAAACAGCTTGCGGAACAAGCCAAAGGGGGCCTGGCGGGGTCAAGCGTGGTTTCCGACGGGTTCTTCCCCTTCCGCGACGGGGTGGACGCGGCCATGGTCCATAACATCAGGGCCATCGCCCAGCCCGGCGGCTCGCTCCGCGACGCCGAGGTCATCGGCGCGGTCAATGAGCGGGATGTCGCCATGGTGTTCACCGGGCAGCGGTCGTTCAAGCATTAA
- the holB gene encoding putative DNA polymerase III delta' subunit (Evidence 3 : Function proposed based on presence of conserved amino acid motif, structural feature or limited homology): MTDDTATAGAKKRPPREAEADSLPAAGDMASLAAGLRSLAGSGRHGRAFSFLRSLAASPPRVILLEGGSAKERADFALYWGMALNCEAPLSDGEDGAEPCLACPVCLKFLARLHRDLFFLDGTAGSITIDEVRAVRATLGEAARESKYRVVILSEAQSLTEAAANAMLKSLEEALPATVFVLTAPQRERLLPTLVSRSWVLTLAWPDPLVAKEDGADPETARGWAATAAKFLATGSGLFDRTGARGGVDAAGALALILVCQRAMAQVFSGMTGEGIAPGASPEADLARFFASLPENRLAIAGAVLAEGQESVTAQVNPALVADWVMTRLYLLRPKGRS, translated from the coding sequence ATGACTGACGATACCGCCACAGCGGGCGCGAAAAAGCGCCCGCCGCGCGAAGCGGAGGCCGATAGCCTGCCCGCTGCCGGGGACATGGCGTCCCTGGCGGCGGGTTTGCGTTCCCTTGCCGGTTCCGGCCGCCACGGCCGGGCCTTTTCCTTTCTCCGGTCGCTCGCTGCCTCCCCGCCCCGCGTGATTTTGCTGGAAGGCGGCTCGGCGAAGGAGCGGGCGGATTTCGCCCTTTACTGGGGCATGGCCCTCAATTGCGAAGCGCCTCTTTCTGATGGTGAAGACGGCGCGGAACCTTGCCTCGCCTGCCCCGTCTGCCTGAAGTTCCTGGCCCGGCTGCACCGCGACCTGTTTTTCCTGGACGGGACGGCGGGCAGCATCACCATCGACGAGGTGCGGGCCGTCCGGGCGACCCTCGGCGAAGCCGCGCGGGAGTCGAAGTACCGCGTGGTGATCCTTTCCGAAGCCCAGAGCCTGACCGAAGCGGCGGCCAACGCCATGCTGAAGTCTCTGGAAGAAGCGCTGCCCGCGACGGTTTTCGTCCTCACGGCCCCGCAGCGCGAGCGGCTTCTTCCCACGCTGGTCTCGCGGTCCTGGGTGCTGACGCTGGCCTGGCCCGACCCGCTCGTCGCCAAAGAGGACGGAGCGGACCCGGAAACCGCGCGCGGCTGGGCCGCCACGGCGGCAAAATTTCTGGCCACCGGCTCGGGCCTGTTCGACCGCACCGGCGCGCGCGGTGGCGTTGACGCGGCCGGGGCGCTGGCCCTCATTCTTGTCTGCCAGCGCGCCATGGCCCAGGTCTTTTCCGGCATGACGGGCGAGGGCATCGCGCCCGGCGCGTCCCCGGAAGCGGATCTGGCCCGGTTCTTCGCCTCCCTGCCGGAAAACCGCCTTGCCATAGCCGGCGCCGTCCTGGCCGAAGGGCAGGAAAGCGTCACCGCGCAGGTCAACCCCGCGCTTGTCGCGGACTGGGTCATGACGCGGCTGTACCTGCTTCGCCCCAAGGGCCGCTCATGA
- a CDS encoding conserved hypothetical protein (Evidence 4 : Homologs of previously reported genes of unknown function) encodes MTAPCAFPKTAPEGLILASACLCGEKCRYDGQSTPHPLLMELHRRGLVVPVCPEVLGGLSIPREPCEKRGSRVVDRTGRDVTEAFVRGADMVLAIAREKGITRAVLKERSPSCGVCVVYDGTFSSRRIPGQGVTTALLRENGLAVVSEESFSL; translated from the coding sequence ATGACGGCCCCCTGTGCGTTCCCCAAAACGGCGCCCGAAGGTCTTATCCTGGCCAGCGCCTGCCTGTGCGGCGAAAAATGCCGGTACGACGGGCAAAGCACGCCGCATCCGCTGCTCATGGAGCTGCACAGGCGGGGGCTCGTCGTCCCGGTCTGCCCGGAAGTGCTGGGCGGGCTTTCCATCCCGCGCGAGCCGTGCGAGAAACGCGGCTCCAGGGTCGTGGACAGAACGGGCCGGGACGTGACCGAGGCTTTTGTCCGGGGCGCGGACATGGTTCTCGCGATCGCCAGGGAGAAGGGCATCACCCGCGCGGTGCTCAAGGAAAGAAGCCCTTCCTGCGGCGTGTGCGTCGTGTACGACGGAACCTTTTCCTCCCGCCGCATTCCGGGGCAGGGTGTGACAACGGCGCTTCTGCGGGAAAACGGCCTTGCCGTTGTTTCCGAGGAGAGCTTTTCCCTGTGA
- a CDS encoding transposase, with product MIKRKTEQQGMMELVYIEQLVPKEHLLRKIDKAIDFRFIYDKVKDRYCPDNGRPAVDPVVLFKMLFIGYLFGIRSEQQLIREIEVNVAYRWFLGFTLTDKIPHASTFSQNRRRRFNDSPVYQEIFDEIVLQAIKRKMVDGKTLYTDSTHLKASANKGKYDKAQVLKSVRDYVEELDRDIDEDRRKHGKKPLPPRDETPETKEIKVSTTDPDSGYMVREGKPKGFFYLDHRTVDGICGIITDSFVTPGNVHDSQPYLSRLDRQRKRFGFNVESAGLDAAYFTPHICKGLVERDIYGVIGYSRPTHRAGYLRKRDFVYDETCDCQLCPQNRVLRYRTTTRDGYREYVSDPSVCRNCSLLGQCTASRNHTKAVTRHIWQEYKDIINEYRYEDKGKAIYKRRKETVERSFADGKELHGHRYARFRGLAKVQMQCLLSAACQNMKKIALRIWERSNGPCGPGFSRSQTTLSRLFSHLWRICSAPKSAVPA from the coding sequence ATGATAAAGCGCAAAACCGAACAGCAAGGCATGATGGAACTGGTATATATCGAGCAACTCGTGCCTAAAGAACATCTTCTTCGTAAAATCGACAAGGCTATCGACTTCAGATTCATCTATGACAAGGTCAAAGATAGATACTGTCCCGATAACGGCAGGCCGGCAGTTGATCCGGTTGTGCTATTCAAGATGCTTTTTATTGGGTATTTGTTCGGCATTCGCAGCGAGCAACAGTTGATTCGCGAAATCGAAGTCAATGTCGCATATCGTTGGTTTCTCGGCTTTACTCTCACCGACAAAATCCCCCACGCCAGCACCTTCAGCCAAAACCGCCGCAGGCGTTTCAATGACAGCCCGGTTTACCAGGAAATTTTTGACGAGATTGTGCTCCAGGCCATAAAGCGCAAGATGGTGGACGGCAAAACGCTGTACACCGATTCAACCCACCTGAAAGCCAGTGCCAACAAGGGAAAATATGACAAGGCCCAGGTGCTCAAATCCGTACGCGATTATGTGGAGGAACTTGACCGGGACATTGATGAAGACCGCCGCAAGCATGGCAAAAAGCCTTTGCCGCCCCGCGATGAGACTCCGGAAACCAAGGAAATCAAGGTCAGCACCACGGACCCGGACAGCGGGTATATGGTGCGCGAGGGCAAACCCAAGGGTTTTTTCTATCTGGATCACCGTACCGTGGACGGAATCTGCGGCATCATAACCGACAGTTTCGTTACCCCCGGCAATGTGCATGACTCTCAGCCCTACCTCTCCCGCCTTGATCGCCAACGGAAGCGTTTTGGTTTCAACGTCGAGTCCGCAGGCCTTGATGCAGCCTACTTCACTCCCCATATCTGCAAAGGCCTTGTGGAAAGAGATATTTATGGAGTCATCGGGTACAGCCGCCCCACACACCGCGCGGGTTACCTGCGCAAAAGGGATTTTGTCTATGATGAGACTTGTGACTGCCAGCTCTGCCCGCAAAACCGAGTCCTGCGCTATAGGACAACGACCCGGGACGGTTACCGTGAATATGTCTCGGACCCGTCCGTTTGCCGCAACTGCTCCCTTCTCGGGCAATGCACCGCCAGTCGCAACCATACCAAAGCAGTAACGCGCCATATCTGGCAGGAATATAAAGATATAATCAACGAATATCGCTACGAGGACAAAGGCAAAGCCATCTACAAACGCCGTAAGGAGACAGTGGAGCGGAGCTTTGCCGACGGCAAGGAATTACATGGGCATCGCTACGCCCGCTTCCGAGGCCTTGCGAAGGTCCAGATGCAATGCCTCTTGTCCGCCGCCTGCCAGAACATGAAGAAAATAGCCCTGCGCATCTGGGAGCGGTCAAACGGCCCTTGCGGCCCAGGCTTTTCCCGCTCCCAAACGACACTTTCCCGCTTGTTTTCCCATCTTTGGAGAATTTGCTCCGCTCCAAAATCCGCAGTGCCCGCATAA
- a CDS encoding Carbon starvation protein CstA produces MLAALFIFAFVFFLVAYKFYGNFLVRMFDLDDSRKTPAECLYDGMDYCPTHPAVLMGHHFSSIAGAGPIVGPITAAAWFGWLPAYIWCLFGSAFFGGPHDMGALVASIRHDGKSMGEVVRRWIGERGRFLFLCFTILTLFLIVAVFLQLAANTMANDQAVAFAAVVYMGAAILFGMMVYRFNISLKIATIVMLPIVFGSCWLAHAVPAIGAVFALSMPVWRWILVGYIIIASLLPVWLLLQPRDYLASYFLYFAVIIGGIGMIFGSGFDVTLPAFKGFTVSVGGSEQFIWPILFVTVACGAISGFHSMVGSGTSSKQLRHEKDSLVVGYGSMLLEGLVAVIAIGTIMIAGGQIAQGGPVITYAQGFGKFGALVGIDVALGTSLGALAINSFILTTLDTATRLTRYQIQEFSGGKLDRYTSTLIAVAGALALLLFETGGKPTWAVIWPVFGAANQLVAALAFLGIGAWLYKGLKRQITFIMVPMWFMLITTLAALGFLIRDQFVGPAVNWIIVVVCALLAVLGILMLKEALAALKPSGSVSANAAD; encoded by the coding sequence ATGCTTGCAGCACTGTTTATTTTTGCTTTTGTATTTTTCCTTGTGGCATACAAATTTTACGGCAATTTCCTTGTTCGTATGTTCGACCTGGACGACAGCAGAAAAACCCCCGCCGAATGCCTGTATGACGGCATGGATTACTGCCCCACGCACCCCGCCGTGCTGATGGGCCACCACTTTTCCTCCATCGCCGGCGCCGGCCCCATCGTGGGCCCGATCACGGCCGCGGCCTGGTTCGGCTGGCTGCCCGCGTATATCTGGTGCCTTTTCGGGTCCGCGTTTTTCGGCGGCCCGCATGACATGGGCGCCCTGGTTGCGTCCATCCGGCATGACGGCAAATCCATGGGCGAAGTCGTCCGCCGCTGGATCGGCGAACGCGGCCGGTTCCTCTTCCTTTGCTTCACCATTCTGACCCTGTTCCTGATCGTTGCCGTGTTCCTGCAACTGGCCGCCAACACCATGGCCAACGACCAGGCGGTCGCCTTCGCGGCCGTGGTGTACATGGGCGCGGCCATTCTTTTCGGCATGATGGTTTACCGTTTCAACATCTCCCTGAAAATCGCCACCATCGTCATGCTGCCCATCGTTTTCGGCTCCTGCTGGCTCGCGCACGCCGTGCCCGCCATCGGCGCCGTGTTCGCCCTGTCCATGCCGGTCTGGCGCTGGATCCTGGTAGGCTATATCATCATCGCCTCCCTCCTGCCCGTGTGGCTCCTGCTCCAGCCCCGCGACTACCTGGCTTCTTACTTCCTGTATTTCGCGGTCATCATCGGCGGCATCGGCATGATCTTCGGTTCCGGCTTTGACGTGACGCTGCCCGCGTTCAAGGGCTTCACCGTCTCCGTCGGCGGCTCCGAACAGTTCATTTGGCCCATCCTCTTCGTGACCGTGGCCTGCGGCGCCATCTCCGGCTTCCACTCCATGGTGGGTTCCGGCACCAGCTCCAAGCAGCTCCGCCATGAAAAAGACAGCCTGGTCGTCGGGTACGGCTCCATGCTGCTCGAAGGGCTGGTGGCGGTTATCGCCATCGGCACCATCATGATCGCCGGCGGCCAGATCGCCCAGGGCGGCCCGGTCATCACCTACGCCCAGGGCTTCGGCAAATTCGGCGCCCTTGTTGGCATCGACGTCGCCCTCGGCACCTCTCTCGGCGCCCTGGCCATCAACTCGTTCATCCTGACCACCCTGGATACGGCCACCCGTCTGACCCGCTACCAGATCCAGGAATTCTCCGGCGGCAAGCTTGACCGCTACACCTCCACCCTGATCGCCGTTGCCGGGGCTCTCGCCCTGCTGCTCTTCGAAACCGGCGGCAAGCCCACCTGGGCGGTTATCTGGCCCGTGTTCGGCGCCGCCAACCAGCTCGTGGCCGCTCTCGCCTTCCTCGGCATCGGCGCCTGGTTGTACAAGGGCCTGAAGCGCCAGATCACCTTCATCATGGTTCCCATGTGGTTCATGCTGATAACCACCCTCGCCGCCCTCGGCTTCCTGATCCGCGACCAGTTCGTCGGCCCGGCCGTCAACTGGATCATCGTGGTCGTGTGCGCGCTGCTCGCCGTGCTCGGGATACTCATGCTCAAGGAGGCCCTGGCCGCCCTGAAGCCTTCCGGTTCCGTTTCCGCGAACGCCGCGGATTAA
- a CDS encoding conserved hypothetical protein (Evidence 4 : Homologs of previously reported genes of unknown function), with protein sequence MERMLQKMAGQLNAYDEASLIALWDKYATIVERFEPTKRWEEAAIVFSLIQAVRLKNQLFNQHLAAGVAAAHSEAPLAGMDKTKAWFEQNSKKAGSGAGEKSELRVSDGKPKKRCKVLRFSRRKGN encoded by the coding sequence ATGGAACGCATGCTGCAGAAAATGGCCGGTCAATTGAACGCATATGACGAGGCGTCACTCATAGCGCTGTGGGATAAATACGCCACGATCGTGGAGCGCTTCGAACCGACGAAACGGTGGGAAGAGGCGGCCATCGTGTTCAGCCTGATCCAGGCCGTGCGGCTGAAGAACCAGCTGTTCAACCAGCATCTCGCCGCCGGGGTTGCGGCCGCGCACAGCGAGGCTCCCCTTGCCGGAATGGATAAAACCAAGGCCTGGTTCGAGCAGAACAGCAAAAAGGCCGGGAGCGGGGCCGGAGAAAAGTCAGAGCTTCGCGTCAGCGACGGCAAGCCCAAGAAGCGGTGCAAAGTCCTGCGCTTCAGCCGGCGCAAGGGCAACTAG
- a CDS encoding Formylmethanofuran dehydrogenase subunit E region, with protein MNATLPQEYAEAWEKAKAFHGHVCPGLAMGCRIAVDALAHFVHSPSVDEELVCVAETESCAVDAIQAITGCSMGKGNMLLRLRGKFAFSFFVRGRKTAARFYWHERIHDASREETVMRFLSAPADELYSIAEPSYAVPPLARLNTPVACAVCGEYVSEPCVRLFEERFVCLDCHHPHPHIIV; from the coding sequence ATGAATGCAACACTGCCGCAGGAATACGCCGAAGCCTGGGAAAAAGCAAAGGCGTTTCACGGCCATGTTTGTCCGGGGCTGGCCATGGGCTGCCGCATCGCGGTGGACGCCCTTGCCCATTTCGTGCACTCGCCCAGCGTCGATGAGGAACTGGTCTGCGTCGCGGAAACCGAGTCCTGCGCGGTTGACGCCATCCAGGCTATTACCGGCTGCTCCATGGGCAAGGGCAACATGCTCCTGCGCCTCCGGGGCAAGTTCGCGTTTTCCTTTTTCGTGCGGGGCCGCAAAACAGCCGCCCGGTTTTACTGGCACGAAAGAATCCACGACGCGTCCCGCGAGGAAACGGTTATGCGGTTTCTCTCGGCCCCGGCGGACGAGTTATATTCCATTGCCGAACCCTCGTACGCGGTGCCGCCGCTTGCCCGCCTCAATACTCCCGTTGCGTGCGCCGTTTGCGGGGAGTATGTCTCCGAGCCATGCGTCCGCCTGTTTGAGGAGCGGTTCGTCTGCCTGGATTGCCACCACCCGCACCCGCACATTATTGTGTAA